The Solanum lycopersicum chromosome 6, SLM_r2.1 genome has a window encoding:
- the LOC138349204 gene encoding uncharacterized protein, whose translation MFFDGYACRDGAGAGVVLISLERLILQLSFVLAKTCSNNGAKYQDLTVGFEMTSHMKIPHLDVYGDSQLIINQLSGSYEVKKEYLFSYHQYATLLLQKFDQVFLNYVPREENRRANTLANLDTTMTLGENETTNVHVCNRTVSPGCIDLQVDESHHTYV comes from the coding sequence ATGTTTTTTGATGGATATGCATGTAGAGATGGAGCAGGGGCAGGAGTGGTGTTGATATCTCTAGAGCGACTAATCTTACAATTATCATTTGTTTTAGCTAAAACGTGTTCGAATAATGGTGCAAAATACCAAGATTTGACTGTGGGCTTTGAAATGACATCACATATGAAGATTCCTCATTTGGATGTCTACGGTGACTCTCAATTGATCATCAATCAACTCTCAGGGAGTTACGAGGTAAAGAAGGAATATCTCTTTTCATATCACCAATATGCTACTCTTTTACTTCAAAAGTTTGATCAAGTGTTCTTAAATTACGTCCCAAGAGAAGAAAATCGCAGGGCAAACACTTTGGCTAACTTGGATACAACTatgacacttggagaaaatgaGACAACAAATGTGCATGTATGTAATCGAACGGTTAGTCCTGGTTGTATTGATCTTCAAGTGGATGAAAGCCATCATACATATGTTTAA